GTTTCAGCGCGTTGCGGACATCCGGATTGTCGAACGGAGCCGTATCGCAATGCATCGGCATGGTGATTGCACCAGCTGACGGGATGTTGTGGATCTTGATGTTCGGGTTGCGCTGCAGGAGCGCCATCGTCTTGAGTTCGATGAGCGACACCGCATCGACGTCCCCGGTCACAAGCGCCGCCTGGCGGGCGTTCGGGTCGTTCAGGGTGATGATTTCGACCTTGTCGAAATAGGCGCCTTCACGATGCCAGCCGTCATGACGGCTGAGGCTGAACTGAACGCCGAAATCGCCGCTGTCGATCTTGTAGGGGCCGGAGCCGTCGCCGGATTCCCAATCGATGGATCCGTCTTCCTTGGCCGGGCAGATCGCCAGGTGGTAGTCGGTCATCAGCCACGGGAAATCGGCATTGCCGCCGGACAGTTTCACGACAACGGTGTAGTCGCCGTCCTTGGTGATGTCGGTGACATCGGCCAGAAGGGCCTTGGCGGCGGAAGTGGTCTTGTCCCCGCGGTGATGGTTCAGCGAGGCAATGACGTCGTCGGCGGTCAGCTTCTTACCGCTGTGGAACGACGCGTTTTCAGTCAGTTTGAAGGTCCACTCGGACGCATCCGCGCTGGCTTCCCAGCTGTCCGCCAGATCCGGACCGAGCGATCCGTCGCCCATGATCATGGTCAGGTAGGACCGGTGGGTATGCGCCAGGAAGATCATCACGCGGGTCAGATAAGTGCCCGGATCGTGACTGTCAGAGGTATTGCCGTCATGGACGCCCCAGCGGAAAGTACCGCCGGATTTCGGCTGGGCTTTGGCCTTGGTGGACCAGAGGCCCGTCGCCGTTGTCGCGGTAAGGCCGGCCACCAAGGAATAGCGAATGAAGTCGCGTTTGGTGATCCCGCCTGTGCGCGCAGCCTGCTCAAGGCGATGGATCATGTCCTTGTCTTCGGATTTTGTCATCTGTCTCCCCGTCTGGATTATTAAAAGTTGTCGACAGTAAAATTCCCAAACGTAGCATCGTGCCTTTTTTCGTATTGGCTATGCTCATTTGCGACATGTACCTAGCAAAACACGAACTCCCCTGCTTCGGCCACCCCTTTGGCGAAATTCATCATTTAAAATTTTTAATGTTGGTTTGGCGCCGTATTTTTGTGCGAAGCAGCATTATTGTGATTGCCTGCTGTCATTTCAGAGGTCTCGGCAGGTCCAACCTGCCTATATTTTCATCTATTTCCGTTCTTCTGATGGATATCTTTGACGCCCCCCTATTTCCGGCAATTCCGGCCCATGCCGCGTCAACCAGGCACGCGGGGCTCAGCTGTCTCCGGCTCTACCTCCCAGGGTGCCAGCCAGTTGCCATCGACCCGTAACGCGACACCTGCAGCATCCTCGATCAGCCTGCACACGCTCATTTCACCAGCCTCGTGTCCGTAGCGGTTTTCAGCTTCCTGAAAGCGCTTGTGGCAGGCATCGGTCAATTCCGAGCGTGTTCCGGTCTCATCCATTAGCTCCTTGATGAGCTTCAGATCCTTCAGGCAAAGTTTTAAGGGGAAGGACGGATCGTAATGGCCTGCAAAGATCGACGGAACATCATGCTGCATGACGAAACTGTCGGCCGCACCGCCCTTCATCACCTCCCACCAGACATCCGGCTCGATACCCGCCTTCTTGGCGCAGACCATCGCCTCGCCGATGGCGGCGGCATGGATCTTCCAGAGCTGGTTGTTGACCAGTTTTGCCACATATCCGTTGCCGTACCGGCCGACCTTCCGGATCTCACCCATGGCTTCGATCACCGGCCTGGCTTCTTCGATATGTGTGTCTTCACCACCAACAAACATGGGCATGTCCCCGCGGATGGCCGCATCGACCGATCCGGTGACCGGCGCGTCAATCGGCTTGCCGCCTTGAGAAACAAAGTCCGAGATCAGGGCCCTCATGAATTTCGGAGACGACGTGGTCAAATCGATCCAGATCTTTCCGGTGCACGCCCCCTGCAACAGTCCGTTCGCACCTTGCAAGATGTCCTGAAGATTGGCTGGACCGAACACCATCGATACAACACAATCGGCCTGGTCGATGAGATCCTTTGGGCTGTCTGCCCAGCCCGCCCCCATGGCGAGATGGTCAGCTGCGGCTTCGCGGCGCAGGTCGTGGACCACCGTATCGAAGCCTGCACGAATGACGTTCTTGGCGGCATTGCCACCCATGGTGCCCAGACCGATAAAACCGACTTTCATCTACAACCCTCGCAGTGTTCGGGAAAACGCTAGTGCGGGAGACAAAATTGGTAAAACAATATTGCATGAAGAGTAGTATTGGTATTTTCAATAGCGATGCCCGATATCGACACCAAGCTCCTGCGTTCCTTTCTATCCGTGGCTTTGGAAGGCAGTTTTTCAAAGGCTGCGGCGCGCATGGCCTGCTCGCAGGCAACCATGTCCCAGCGCATTCGCGCCCTGGAAGACCAGATTGGCTCGCCCGTGTTCGAACGGGCCTATCATCGGGTCAAGCTGACGGCCGCCGGACAGGATCTGCTGCCTCACGCACAGGCGCTTGTGGATCAGCACGACGTTCTCCTGGACCACATCCACCAGGGCGTCGTATCCGGAAGCGTCCGGCTCGGAATAGCAGAGGACTACGCCTTGCCGATATTACCGAAGCTGCTGCGGCAGCTACGGCACCAGTTCCCGGGCATTGAACTCAGCATTGTCAGCGATATGAGCACCAACCTGCAGCACCAGATCGAGGCGCGCCGTCTGGACCTGGCCATCGTCACCCTGCCTGATCCCACACATTTAGCAAAGACGCTTTCCAACCCGCCCCTTTTCTGGGTTGCGGCAACGGATTTCGAACTGCCGGACGGACAGCCCTGGCCACTGGCTTTTTACCCAGAACCCTGCGTGTTCCGGCAAGCCGCAATCTCGGCCTTAAGGGCCCATGACACTGCGTTCCGCGAAGCGCTTGTCAGCACCAGTGGTCAGGTCGTCAGATGCGCTGTCGCCGCCGGCATGGCCGCCACCGTGATGATGGAGGGCATGATTCCGAACGACCTTGTCAAATTGAATGCCGGTGACGGTCTGCCCAGCCTGCCGAACAGTCACATTCAGCTCATCGAACGTAACGAAGGGCTGACCAAAGCCGCCCGGCAAGTCAGAAAACTGGTCCTGAGAGCCTATTAGTGCATACCCACTGAATGCCGGTTCATTCTGCTGCCGCCAACATCTGCAAATGTCGGAAAATGCAGCGGCTGTTCGGTTTCCGGCAGGCATCGCTCCCGAATGAGGCGCAGTCTGGTTCTCACAAGGACAAGACTGGAGACCCACATGAGTGTCGCAACGCGCAGCCGCAGCGGCGGCCGTGCCGGCCGCCGCGCCATCCGCACCGCCCCTGATCACGACATGCTGCCGGGCCTGACCCGCAAGCTGCCTTTGTGCGAGCCTCTGGACCAGGACCAGATCGAACGCCTGGACGCTGCCTCCATGAAAATCCTGGAAGAGGTCGGTATCATCTTCCGCGATCCGATTGCCCTGGACGACTGGACAAGGGCCGGCGCCAGGGTCGATGGCGAACGGGTCTATCTTGATCGAGGCCTGGTGCGCGAGCTGATCAGCACCATTCCGTCCAGCTTCACCTACCACGCCCGAAACCCCGACAAGAACGTGCCCCTAGGCGGCAATCGGTCGATCTTCGTGCCCATGACCGGCGCCCCGTTCATCCGCGACCTGAACGACGAACGCCGCAATCCGACGCTCGCCGATCTGGCGATGTTTCACAAGCTCAGCCACATGCTGCCGGCGATGCATTCCAGCGCGCATCACATTGTCGAACCCTATGACCACCCCATCAGCCACCGTCACCTGCGCATCACCTATTCGTCGATGAAGCATTCGGACAAGACCTTCATGGGCATGACGACAAGCCCGAAGAATGCCGAAGACGTCATGGAGATGTGCGCACTTCTCTTCGGAGAAGACTATTTGGAAGATCATCCGGTCACGACCGGGAACTGCAACGGCAACTCCCCCCTGGTCTGGGACGAGACCATGCTGGGCGCCATGCGCGCATTCTGCAAGCGGAACCAGCCGGTGCTGTGCTCACCCTTCGTGCTCGGCGGCGCCAACACGCCGGCGTCTGTCGTTCCAGCCGTTGCCCAGCTCAATGCCGAGGCCCTGAGTGCGCTCGCCTACACCCAGGTGATCCGCAAGGGCGCTCCGGCAATCTACGGCCACTATCTGTCGACCGTCTCGATGAAATCCGGTGCCCCGATGGCCGGCACACCCGAGATCAGCCTGATGAATTTCCTGATCGGCCAGATGGCCCGCTATTACGGCGTGCCCTGGCGTACCTCCGGTTCTCTCGGCGGCGCCAAGACCTTCGACGCCCAGGCCGGCTATGAAAGCGCCGCGACCCTGAGCGCGGTCATGCATGCGGGCGCCAACTACATCTGGCATGCAGCGGGCTGGAACGAAGCGGGCATGCATTGCTCGGTCGCCAAGTTCATCGTCGACGCAGAACAATGCGCCATGGCCTATCGCATGGCCGAGGGACCCCGCTGGGACGATTTCGACGAAGCCCTGGCAGCAGTCCGCGACGTCGGTCCGGGCGGTCACTATCTTGGCCATCCGCACACCCAGGAGAATTTCCAGCGTGCCTTTTTCATGCCGGACATGTTCGACAACAACTCGATCGAGCAATGGAAGGCGGAAGGCGAAGTGGAAATCACCGAGCGTGCGCTCAAACAGGCCCGCAAGCTCCTGTCGGAATACCAGGAGCCGAAGCTGGATGAAGCAAGGAACGAGGCGCTGCTGGACTATATCGCCCGCCGCGAGCGCGAAATCCCGGCCGAAGATGCCCTGAACCAGGAATACTGACACCACTTGCTATTGCATCTTCCCAGTCAGGACCTTGCATGAACATCGCTTCCGTCGAGATCTTCCGGCACGATCTGCCGGTGAAAAACGGCCCCTACAAGATGGCCAATGCCGAGGTCTGGTCGCTGCAAACCACCCTCGTCAAGCTGGCCTCAGACACAGGCCTGACCGGCTGGGGGGAAACCTGCCCGGTCGGGCCGACCTATGCGGAGGCTCATGCGGCCGGCGCGCAGGCGGCATTGCAGCAGATCGCACCCGCGCTGATCGGCAAGCCTGTGCAACCGTTGAAAATCAACCGGCTCATGCAGGGGCAGCTCAACGGCCACAATTACGCTAAGGCCGCCGTCGACATCGCCGTTCACGACCTGCTTGGCAAACATCTTGGCCTTGGTGTCGCAGTGCTTCTCGGCGGCGCTGCCACCGACAGCGTGCCGTCCTACTTTGCCACCGGTGTCGGCGCACCGGACGAGATCGCCCGCATTGCCGCTGAAAAGCAGCAGGAAGGCTATCCGCGCCTGCAGGTCAAGCTGGGCGGACGGCCGGTGGAACTCGACATTGAGACCATCCGCAAGGTCTGGGAGAAGATCAGGGGATCGGGCATGCGCCTTGCCGTTGACGGCAATCGTGGCTGGACAACCCGCGATGCGCTTCGCATCTGCCGCGAGTGTCCTGATGTCCCCTTTGTCCTGGAACAGCCCTGTAACCGGATCGAGGATCTGGAAAAGGTCCGCCCGCAGATCCAGCACGCCCTCTACATGGACGAGAACGGCACGGATCTTGCAACCATAATCCGGGCGGTAGGAACGGGGCTGGTCGACGGCTTCGGCATGAAGGTCACCCGGATCGGCGGACTGCAGCAGATGGCTGCGTTCCGGGATATCTGCGAAGCCGTCAACCTGCCCCATACCTGCGACGATGCCTGGGGCGGCGATGTCATCGCCGCCGCCTGCACCCATATCGCCGCCACCGTCAAACCCTCATTGCTGGAAGGTGTCTGGCTGGCCGAACCGATGATCGAGGGCAGCTATTCGCTCGGTGAAGGCGTCCGGATCAGGAACGGCCACATCCGCCTGCCGCAAGGCCCCGGACTTGGCGTTGAACCGGATGAAAGCCTGTTCGGTTCACCCGTCGCCGCTTTTTGATCAGGAGACTTTGAAATGCGTTTCTCAGGCAAGAAGGCTCTTGTCACCGGCGCAGCCGGCGGCATGGGCCGGGTGATCACGCAGATGCTGCGCACGGAAGGCGCGGTTACCGCCGTTGCCGACATGAATTGCGACGGCCTGGAGACGGATGTCGATCTGCCCGGCGACCTCCTGGACAGATCCTACAGCGACGGACTTGCACAGGCGGCCGCGGACGCGCTCGGCGGCCTCGACATCATCATCAACAATGCCGGGGTCATCACGCGCGGCCCTGTCACGGACACAAGCGACCGCGACTGGGATCTTTCGGTGGGCGTCAATGTCGAGGCGCCTTTCCGGATCTGCCGGGCGGGCATTCCAATCCTGGCGGCAGGAGGCGGTGGCACCATCGTCAACCTCGCCTCCTGCTGGGGCGTGCATCCGGGTCCCAATCACGCGCTCTATTGCATGACCAAGGCAGCGATTGCCTCGCTCACCCAATGCATGGGCCGGGACCATGCTCATCAGGGGGTCCGCATCAACGCGGTCTGCCCGAACGAGGTCGACACGCCGATGCTGCGCACCGGTTTTGAAAAACGAGGCTTCGATCCGGAAACCGCGATTGACGCGCTCGGCAAGACGGTTCCGCTCGGCCGGGTCGCGAAGCCGGACGATATAGCCGATGTGGTCCTGTTTCTCGCGTCTGATGCGGCCCGCTACATGTGCGGCGCGCTGGTCGAAGTCAATGGCGGAAAGTCGGTCGCATGAAACGGTTCGAGGGCAAGGTCGCGCTGGTCACCGGCGGCCGCAGTGGCATCGGTCGAGCCATCGCGGTCCGTCTGAGGGAGGAAGGAGCCCGGGTGTTCACCGCACAGCGCGGCGCGGATCCTGACTTTGATCATGTTGTGGCGGATTTCACCGATCCGGAAGCTCCGGCAAAGGTTGTCGGCGAAGTCATGTCCAGAGCGCAGCAGCTGGATGTGCTGGTCAACAATGCCGGCGTGATGCAGGAAGCTTCTATCGAGGCCATGAGCCTTGCCGACTGGCAGCGCTCGCTTGCCGTCAATCTCACAGCGCCCTTCCTGACCATCAAAGGCGCCCTGCCGCATCTGCGTGCCACCAGAGGCGCCATCGTGAATATCGGCTCCATCGAAGGCATTGGCTGCAATCCGAACCATGCGGCCTACTCTGCCTCGAAGGCCGGGCTGCACGGCCTGACCCGGGCCGTTGCCGTCGATCACGGTCCGGACGCCATCCGCTGCAACGCAGTCGCACCCGGCTGGATCGATACAGATCTCAATCTCGACTTCATCGAGACCATGCCGGATCCGGACGCCTTCCGGCGCGGTGTCGGCGCGATCCACCCGGTCAAGCGCACGGGCAAACCGGAAGAGGTCGCAGCGCTTGTGGCTTTCCTGGCAGCCGAAGAAAGCGGTTTCATCACGGGTCAGGTCTATACCGTTGACGGCGGCCGCATGACCCGGCTCAGCCTGCCATGACCCTGGGCCCGAAACGCCTTGCGGATGGCTGTTTTCATTGTCTCGGCCAACGGTTCCTCCACGTCTTCGGCCGTGCCAATGACAAGACGCGATTTGGGCATCTCCGGAAACCCTTGTTCTTCCCCCAGCACGGTCAGGTGCGGTTCAACAGAAGATCTGCCCAGGAGGCCGATGGCGATGCCTGCTTCTACGGCTGAGGTCACACCGGACACGCTCTGGCTGGAAAACACGATGCGGTAGGGCTTGCCCCGGCGCTCCAGAGCCTCGATGGCCGCATCCCGCCACCAGCAGGCCCGGTCGAACAGGGCAACGGGAACCGGCTCTGCGCTGTCCAGCTTCAAATGGCCTGAGGCGACCCAGCAGGTCGGATCCTCGTGGACCACTTCCTCGCCGGTTTCCGGACTTTCAACCTCGTAGACGGCCAGATCGAGCTGGCCCTTCCGCAGCATTCCGGGAAACTCCGTGCTCAGCGAACAGGTGACGTCCAGATCCACCTGCGGATGAGACTGGGCGAAGGCCCCAAGGATCTCGGCCAGTTTGGCGCGGCCATGATCATCCGGAATGGCCAGGCGTAATTTTCCCCGCAGACCATCGGAGGTGATCTCCCGCAAGGCGGCATCCAGCCGTCCGGTCACTTCCCTGGCAACCGGCAAGAGTTTCTGCCCGGTTTCCGTCAGGCTGACGCCTCGCCCGGTCCGGTCGAACACCTCACGCCCGAGCACCTCTTCCAGCCGCATGATCTGCAGGCTGGTTGCCGATTGCGAGCGGCCGATCAACCCGGCGCCTTCGGTGATGCTGCCGCTTCCGGCAACGGCAAGGAACGTCCGGAGCAGGTCGCTATCAAGTGACATCATCTGTTTTTTCAATATCCGTTATTCAAGATATTCGTTTTCCGAATGAGTTGATCATAACTATCATTCGAGCGTCAACAACAGGAGGTTCCCTTGCAAGACCGGACGGTTTCATCAACGCCCCTCAGGATCCGCCCCATCTTGTTTGGGAGCGTGTTGCTTTGCGCTGTCGTTTCGGCCTGGCTCTGGCCCAGCCTGCTCCGGGAGGGCCTGCTGTTCACCGGCGAGGGACTTGTCGAAGTCGCACCGCTTGTCCTTCCAGGCATCGCCCTGACAGCCTGGATCATGGCCAGCGGTGCGGACAGACTGATCGGCAAGGCCTTTGAAGGCCGCCTGTTTCCCGCCGTTCTGGCCGCCGCGGCCATCGGGGCCATTACCCCTGTCTGCGGCGTCACTGTGTTACCGCTGATGGTCGGGTTGCTTGCGGCCGGGGTTCCCCTCGCCCCGGTGATGGCGTTCTGGCTGTCCTCTCCCGTCACCGACCCTGCAATGCTGGCGACGACAGCGGCAACGCTCGGACTGGCCTTTGCTATCGGCAAGACCATCTCCGCCTTTGGCCTGGGACTTCTCGGCGGCATGGTAACGGCTGCGTTGACCGGCAGCGAGGGTGGTCAGTCGGCTTTGCGCAAAGGCGGGTTGACCAACTCCCTGACGACGTCCTGCAGCTGCGGACCGTCCACCTTCGAGCCGCGGATCTGGCAAACCAGGGAACGCCGCCGCGCCTTTGCCAAACAGGCCTTGGCCACAACACGGCTGATCCTGATCTGCCTGATCCCCGCATTCTTTGCAGAATATGCACTCAACGCCGCACTGACCCCCGGCGCGCTGGCCGCCTATGTCGGCGAAGACACATGGTGGGCAATCCC
This genomic interval from Labrenzia sp. VG12 contains the following:
- a CDS encoding trimethylamine methyltransferase family protein, encoding MSVATRSRSGGRAGRRAIRTAPDHDMLPGLTRKLPLCEPLDQDQIERLDAASMKILEEVGIIFRDPIALDDWTRAGARVDGERVYLDRGLVRELISTIPSSFTYHARNPDKNVPLGGNRSIFVPMTGAPFIRDLNDERRNPTLADLAMFHKLSHMLPAMHSSAHHIVEPYDHPISHRHLRITYSSMKHSDKTFMGMTTSPKNAEDVMEMCALLFGEDYLEDHPVTTGNCNGNSPLVWDETMLGAMRAFCKRNQPVLCSPFVLGGANTPASVVPAVAQLNAEALSALAYTQVIRKGAPAIYGHYLSTVSMKSGAPMAGTPEISLMNFLIGQMARYYGVPWRTSGSLGGAKTFDAQAGYESAATLSAVMHAGANYIWHAAGWNEAGMHCSVAKFIVDAEQCAMAYRMAEGPRWDDFDEALAAVRDVGPGGHYLGHPHTQENFQRAFFMPDMFDNNSIEQWKAEGEVEITERALKQARKLLSEYQEPKLDEARNEALLDYIARREREIPAEDALNQEY
- a CDS encoding SDR family NAD(P)-dependent oxidoreductase; the encoded protein is MKRFEGKVALVTGGRSGIGRAIAVRLREEGARVFTAQRGADPDFDHVVADFTDPEAPAKVVGEVMSRAQQLDVLVNNAGVMQEASIEAMSLADWQRSLAVNLTAPFLTIKGALPHLRATRGAIVNIGSIEGIGCNPNHAAYSASKAGLHGLTRAVAVDHGPDAIRCNAVAPGWIDTDLNLDFIETMPDPDAFRRGVGAIHPVKRTGKPEEVAALVAFLAAEESGFITGQVYTVDGGRMTRLSLP
- a CDS encoding NAD(P)-dependent oxidoreductase: MKVGFIGLGTMGGNAAKNVIRAGFDTVVHDLRREAAADHLAMGAGWADSPKDLIDQADCVVSMVFGPANLQDILQGANGLLQGACTGKIWIDLTTSSPKFMRALISDFVSQGGKPIDAPVTGSVDAAIRGDMPMFVGGEDTHIEEARPVIEAMGEIRKVGRYGNGYVAKLVNNQLWKIHAAAIGEAMVCAKKAGIEPDVWWEVMKGGAADSFVMQHDVPSIFAGHYDPSFPLKLCLKDLKLIKELMDETGTRSELTDACHKRFQEAENRYGHEAGEMSVCRLIEDAAGVALRVDGNWLAPWEVEPETAEPRVPG
- a CDS encoding LysR substrate-binding domain-containing protein, with translation MMSLDSDLLRTFLAVAGSGSITEGAGLIGRSQSATSLQIMRLEEVLGREVFDRTGRGVSLTETGQKLLPVAREVTGRLDAALREITSDGLRGKLRLAIPDDHGRAKLAEILGAFAQSHPQVDLDVTCSLSTEFPGMLRKGQLDLAVYEVESPETGEEVVHEDPTCWVASGHLKLDSAEPVPVALFDRACWWRDAAIEALERRGKPYRIVFSSQSVSGVTSAVEAGIAIGLLGRSSVEPHLTVLGEEQGFPEMPKSRLVIGTAEDVEEPLAETMKTAIRKAFRAQGHGRLSRVMRPPSTV
- a CDS encoding LysR family transcriptional regulator, encoding MVFSIAMPDIDTKLLRSFLSVALEGSFSKAAARMACSQATMSQRIRALEDQIGSPVFERAYHRVKLTAAGQDLLPHAQALVDQHDVLLDHIHQGVVSGSVRLGIAEDYALPILPKLLRQLRHQFPGIELSIVSDMSTNLQHQIEARRLDLAIVTLPDPTHLAKTLSNPPLFWVAATDFELPDGQPWPLAFYPEPCVFRQAAISALRAHDTAFREALVSTSGQVVRCAVAAGMAATVMMEGMIPNDLVKLNAGDGLPSLPNSHIQLIERNEGLTKAARQVRKLVLRAY
- a CDS encoding SDR family NAD(P)-dependent oxidoreductase codes for the protein MRFSGKKALVTGAAGGMGRVITQMLRTEGAVTAVADMNCDGLETDVDLPGDLLDRSYSDGLAQAAADALGGLDIIINNAGVITRGPVTDTSDRDWDLSVGVNVEAPFRICRAGIPILAAGGGGTIVNLASCWGVHPGPNHALYCMTKAAIASLTQCMGRDHAHQGVRINAVCPNEVDTPMLRTGFEKRGFDPETAIDALGKTVPLGRVAKPDDIADVVLFLASDAARYMCGALVEVNGGKSVA
- a CDS encoding permease, with protein sequence MFGSVLLCAVVSAWLWPSLLREGLLFTGEGLVEVAPLVLPGIALTAWIMASGADRLIGKAFEGRLFPAVLAAAAIGAITPVCGVTVLPLMVGLLAAGVPLAPVMAFWLSSPVTDPAMLATTAATLGLAFAIGKTISAFGLGLLGGMVTAALTGSEGGQSALRKGGLTNSLTTSCSCGPSTFEPRIWQTRERRRAFAKQALATTRLILICLIPAFFAEYALNAALTPGALAAYVGEDTWWAIPAAVFVGAPAYIDGYAALPLTRGLIDNGMSPGAAMAFLVSGGVVSIWGALAIFPVLRLRPFLLYLGLAVTGSLLAGYGFGWVV
- a CDS encoding mandelate racemase/muconate lactonizing enzyme family protein; the encoded protein is MNIASVEIFRHDLPVKNGPYKMANAEVWSLQTTLVKLASDTGLTGWGETCPVGPTYAEAHAAGAQAALQQIAPALIGKPVQPLKINRLMQGQLNGHNYAKAAVDIAVHDLLGKHLGLGVAVLLGGAATDSVPSYFATGVGAPDEIARIAAEKQQEGYPRLQVKLGGRPVELDIETIRKVWEKIRGSGMRLAVDGNRGWTTRDALRICRECPDVPFVLEQPCNRIEDLEKVRPQIQHALYMDENGTDLATIIRAVGTGLVDGFGMKVTRIGGLQQMAAFRDICEAVNLPHTCDDAWGGDVIAAACTHIAATVKPSLLEGVWLAEPMIEGSYSLGEGVRIRNGHIRLPQGPGLGVEPDESLFGSPVAAF
- a CDS encoding ABC transporter substrate-binding protein, with translation MTKSEDKDMIHRLEQAARTGGITKRDFIRYSLVAGLTATTATGLWSTKAKAQPKSGGTFRWGVHDGNTSDSHDPGTYLTRVMIFLAHTHRSYLTMIMGDGSLGPDLADSWEASADASEWTFKLTENASFHSGKKLTADDVIASLNHHRGDKTTSAAKALLADVTDITKDGDYTVVVKLSGGNADFPWLMTDYHLAICPAKEDGSIDWESGDGSGPYKIDSGDFGVQFSLSRHDGWHREGAYFDKVEIITLNDPNARQAALVTGDVDAVSLIELKTMALLQRNPNIKIHNIPSAGAITMPMHCDTAPFDNPDVRNALKHSIDRDEVILKIAYNAATKGNDFHHSPAQPYFPEGLEQNSYDPDKAKSLLKKAGAEGLTVNLSVADSVYAGAVDMAVLYAQQAKASGININVVREPNDGYYSDVWLKKPFCLVSWGARPTPDVMYTLAYKDDAAWNESRWKNPRFNELLLQAKAELDDAKRAEMYSEMAVLARDDGGTIIPFFNNFVYANSTKVGTPEQLAASWENDGARAASRWWFES